In Pseudodesulfovibrio sp. S3, a genomic segment contains:
- the radA gene encoding DNA repair protein RadA — MKTKETYRCAACGAQSPRWQGQCPSCKEWNTLEAVTVAKKTSAPVGAAAAQDTPRPLEELESEHLGSRTSGMPSLDELLGSGLVPGAAILLGGEPGIGKSTLLLQLAGSQARLGHTAVYLSGEESLPQLKVRAERLGLLGPGLLAMATNKVEDGLAVLEGPNPPELLIVDSVQTLASPMAEGIPGSVSQVRAVAAELVEKTKKTGTTLILVGHVTKDGQIAGPKLLEHMVDTVLYLEGDRKHFSRILRVLKNRFGPSDELVVFTMKEQGLEVVEDPATFFLGARDPSLSGTAMALAVDGQRPFAVEVQALVSKSFLTIPRRTALGFDTNRLNLLLAVLEKRLRMNLSGHDIYAKIAGGLAYKDPGLDLAVVAAIMSSFYDQPLPESSVFWGEIDLNGQVRPVAAHDVRLKQAGRLGHDPVCHSATSPTLADLQRLLFGKQ, encoded by the coding sequence ATGAAAACAAAAGAAACGTATCGATGCGCCGCCTGCGGTGCGCAATCCCCCCGCTGGCAGGGACAGTGCCCTTCCTGCAAGGAATGGAACACTCTCGAAGCCGTGACCGTGGCAAAAAAGACCTCGGCTCCGGTGGGTGCCGCCGCAGCCCAGGATACGCCCCGCCCCCTGGAAGAACTGGAAAGCGAACATCTCGGCTCCCGCACCTCGGGCATGCCCTCCCTGGACGAACTGCTCGGTTCCGGGCTGGTGCCGGGCGCGGCCATCCTGCTCGGCGGTGAGCCGGGCATCGGCAAATCCACCCTGCTGCTGCAACTGGCGGGCAGTCAGGCACGCCTGGGGCATACCGCAGTCTACCTGTCCGGCGAGGAATCCCTGCCCCAACTCAAGGTCCGGGCCGAACGGCTCGGCCTGCTCGGACCGGGACTGCTTGCCATGGCCACCAACAAGGTCGAAGACGGCCTGGCCGTGCTCGAAGGGCCGAACCCGCCCGAACTGCTTATCGTGGACTCGGTCCAGACCCTGGCCTCGCCCATGGCCGAAGGCATCCCCGGCTCTGTCAGCCAGGTGCGCGCGGTGGCTGCCGAGCTGGTGGAAAAGACCAAGAAGACCGGCACCACGCTCATTCTGGTGGGCCACGTCACCAAGGACGGCCAGATCGCCGGGCCCAAGCTGCTCGAACACATGGTGGACACGGTCCTGTACCTGGAAGGCGACCGCAAGCATTTTTCCCGCATCCTGCGCGTACTCAAGAACCGGTTCGGCCCCAGCGACGAGCTGGTGGTCTTCACCATGAAGGAGCAGGGGCTCGAAGTGGTGGAAGACCCGGCCACATTTTTCCTGGGCGCACGGGACCCGTCCCTGTCCGGTACAGCCATGGCCCTGGCCGTGGACGGACAGCGACCCTTTGCCGTGGAGGTCCAGGCCCTGGTGTCCAAGTCCTTTCTGACCATTCCCCGGCGTACCGCGCTCGGCTTCGACACCAACCGTCTCAATCTGCTCCTGGCCGTGCTGGAAAAACGGCTGCGCATGAACCTGAGCGGCCACGACATCTACGCCAAGATCGCGGGCGGACTGGCCTACAAGGACCCCGGCCTGGACCTGGCCGTGGTGGCGGCCATCATGTCCTCGTTCTATGACCAGCCCCTGCCGGAATCCTCGGTCTTCTGGGGCGAGATCGACCTCAACGGCCAGGTGCGTCCGGTGGCCGCCCACGACGTCCGTCTGAAACAGGCCGGACGGCTGGGACACGACCCGGTATGCCACTCTGCGACCAGCCCGACCCTGGCCGACCTGCAACGCCTCCTGTTCGGCAAGCAATAG
- a CDS encoding AzlC family ABC transporter permease produces MSNSFKAFVSGARDASPILIGIVPFGLICGAIGVGTGMPEWASIGFSAIIFAGASQLVVNQLMAEHASLLVIILTGLLINMRMLMYSASLAPHFRGLPLVRKGLFAYLLTDQAYALSIARYGREDGESVNKPPYYLGTALTVWACFNGTTVLGAYLGAFIPPEWDLGFAIPLTFIAVVVPAIKDRPSVLAAMAAGIVALLAVPLPCNLGLMAGAVSGIAVGYLAERRLTRG; encoded by the coding sequence ATGTCGAACAGCTTCAAGGCCTTTGTATCCGGAGCGCGGGACGCCAGCCCGATTCTGATCGGCATCGTGCCGTTCGGTCTGATTTGCGGCGCGATCGGCGTGGGCACCGGTATGCCCGAATGGGCCTCCATCGGTTTTTCAGCCATCATTTTTGCCGGGGCCAGTCAGTTGGTGGTCAATCAGCTCATGGCCGAACACGCCTCCCTGCTCGTGATCATCCTGACCGGTCTGCTCATCAACATGCGTATGCTCATGTACTCGGCATCCCTGGCCCCGCATTTCAGGGGGCTTCCTTTGGTCAGGAAAGGACTGTTCGCCTATTTGCTCACCGACCAGGCATACGCCCTGTCCATTGCCCGGTACGGCAGGGAGGACGGCGAATCCGTCAACAAGCCGCCCTATTACCTCGGAACGGCCCTGACCGTCTGGGCCTGCTTCAACGGGACCACGGTGCTGGGCGCGTACCTTGGCGCGTTCATCCCGCCGGAGTGGGATCTCGGTTTCGCCATTCCCTTGACCTTCATCGCCGTGGTCGTGCCCGCCATCAAGGACAGGCCTTCGGTGCTGGCCGCCATGGCAGCCGGGATTGTGGCGTTGCTGGCCGTCCCCCTTCCCTGCAATCTCGGACTGATGGCCGGAGCCGTGTCCGGCATTGCGGTCGGCTACCTTGCCGAAAGGAGGCTGACCCGTGGTTGA
- a CDS encoding STAS domain-containing protein: MALNHINENGITILAVNGNLDAEGTQTMEEKVLALLEGGETKILFDFSGLDYINSSGLRVLVLAYQRLKKKEGVVAICGVKDYIQEVFEVSGYDKIFPLYTMRADALGAM, from the coding sequence ATGGCACTGAATCACATCAATGAAAACGGTATCACCATTCTCGCAGTGAACGGCAACCTCGACGCCGAGGGAACCCAGACCATGGAGGAAAAGGTTCTGGCCCTGCTGGAAGGCGGAGAGACCAAAATCCTGTTCGATTTTTCCGGGTTGGATTACATCAACAGCTCGGGCCTGCGTGTGCTTGTGCTTGCCTATCAGCGTCTCAAGAAGAAAGAAGGCGTTGTGGCCATCTGCGGGGTCAAGGATTACATCCAGGAAGTGTTCGAGGTGTCCGGTTACGACAAGATCTTTCCGCTGTACACCATGCGGGCGGATGCCCTGGGCGCCATGTAG
- a CDS encoding ATP-binding protein, with amino-acid sequence MQKHQEDGSSPLQFVKVISWTLLVIILGFSLLLSLFISKYAEQTLLEKQEAFGLLLAENVSHQLFTRFVIPTVLKFGAIRLRNEDQANAMDQVVRSTIHSFHVSSLRIYDANGSITYSLNKDEVGDQGNAGYMVTKTWETEDFSAEILARVSKIASLFRVNLDPGSMVLRAYYPLRAERSLTNIAQNPIMGILEFQQDITADYLAMLNFERLIIAFSLITSLVLFFLVLTVLRRAERLSNRQLREKEKLISELQQQEKLAGMGRMVAGVAHEIRNPLGIICSSSELILKKARKENSSHIRIMEALHEEAKRLSRTVTEFLDYARPKKPAMMPVDIRSTLEQVMVFMEPECEKLGVTIDSDFEGDMSAKGDKDLLYRAFYNLVANALQAMNGPGEISIRAARGEKGLHVTIVDTGPGFTPEHLDQVRDPFFTTKDTGTGLGLALVSTILESHGVDMVLSNAEEGGARVDVIFPA; translated from the coding sequence TTGCAAAAGCATCAAGAGGACGGCAGCAGCCCCCTCCAGTTCGTCAAGGTCATATCCTGGACCCTGCTGGTCATCATCCTGGGGTTCAGTCTGCTGCTGTCCCTGTTTATATCCAAATACGCCGAGCAGACCCTGCTGGAAAAGCAGGAGGCGTTCGGCCTGCTCCTGGCCGAGAACGTCAGCCACCAGCTCTTCACCCGCTTCGTGATCCCCACGGTCCTGAAGTTCGGGGCCATCCGGCTGCGCAACGAGGACCAGGCCAATGCCATGGACCAGGTGGTCCGCTCCACCATCCACAGTTTCCACGTTTCCAGCCTGCGCATCTACGACGCCAACGGGAGCATCACTTACTCCCTGAACAAGGACGAGGTCGGCGATCAGGGTAATGCGGGCTACATGGTCACCAAGACCTGGGAGACCGAGGACTTCAGTGCGGAAATCCTGGCCAGGGTCTCCAAGATAGCCTCCCTGTTCCGGGTCAACCTTGACCCGGGCTCCATGGTTCTGCGGGCATATTATCCCCTGAGGGCGGAACGCAGCCTCACCAACATCGCCCAGAACCCGATCATGGGCATCCTGGAATTTCAGCAGGACATAACCGCCGACTACCTGGCCATGCTCAATTTTGAACGATTGATCATCGCCTTTTCGCTGATTACTTCGCTGGTCCTCTTCTTCCTGGTGCTCACGGTGCTTCGACGGGCCGAACGGCTCAGCAACCGTCAGCTCCGGGAAAAGGAAAAACTCATCTCCGAGTTGCAGCAACAAGAGAAACTGGCGGGCATGGGCCGCATGGTTGCGGGGGTGGCCCACGAAATCCGCAACCCGCTCGGCATCATCTGTTCCAGCTCGGAACTGATCCTGAAAAAGGCCAGAAAGGAAAACAGCTCCCACATCCGCATCATGGAGGCCCTGCATGAGGAGGCCAAGAGGCTCTCGCGCACGGTCACTGAATTCCTCGATTACGCCCGGCCCAAGAAACCCGCCATGATGCCGGTGGACATACGGTCCACCCTGGAACAGGTAATGGTCTTCATGGAGCCCGAATGCGAAAAGCTCGGCGTGACCATCGACAGCGATTTCGAAGGCGACATGTCGGCCAAGGGCGACAAGGACCTGCTCTACCGCGCCTTCTACAACCTGGTTGCCAATGCGCTCCAGGCCATGAACGGCCCCGGCGAGATATCCATCCGGGCGGCCAGGGGCGAGAAGGGGCTGCACGTGACCATTGTCGACACGGGTCCCGGTTTTACCCCGGAACATCTCGACCAGGTGCGCGACCCGTTCTTCACCACAAAGGATACCGGCACGGGCCTCGGCCTGGCCCTGGTCTCCACCATCCTTGAGAGCCATGGCGTGGATATGGTCCTGAGCAACGCCGAAGAGGGCGGTGCGCGGGTGGACGTCATCTTTCCCGCCTAA
- a CDS encoding SpoIIE family protein phosphatase, translating into MKISIRIKFFVVLMAFSLAPIFISRGLMGRASSEVIEKTREQTRKELLDIVSDEFEYTASSLLAILERTGNVMQLAAQTVAGEVVSVLGQPALSSAPLPYFSNDFADPDLTPPDAARREGYVRRTMSKVQQSIRVSLEHPTVHLSPGVRLEDVDGELRQLLLAAPVIRGVYSELPSGPFWINVAMESGVFMTFPGHGSLPHMFDPRNQDWYRSARDVDSGKWFSTVDPATRFIMNKLVFPLRDREGRFLGAVSVDTPAHAMMSDNELGARWQGDVRTFLVARVPEEESSGRGLAILVQAESGEGGRRHWMSAPEKEWLTFDDPVGYNVLLHALDTRKSGVMKISYNGQSSVCAFATVDTYAMLVIAPKTVVAKLPDEVSGLLNALFQEVRNISSIISGVMLIITGLIAWFGSRAITKPIFGIVDVAKRLMRGDFAAHIDYRAGDERDDLIEAFNEMGPKLKELMQLNKDMELAQEVQRLLLPSSEPDLAGFDVSGGIAYCDQTGGDYYDFIRICGGEPGMAVVLGDVSGHGVPSALVMAAARGQLHALANIDLAPHERMDSINKVLSRDLDGTGRFLTMFYLHLQENSSSIKWVRAGHDPAIRYNPVTDEFGELWGEGFPLGVVEQAVYATNETRLEAGDILVLATDGVWEAQNSQGEMFGKKRMLAIVRENAHKRAEAIRLAMMAAVEAFQGNGQEDDITVVVVKKDAGDNLMARHSISFRMTNKENCFKCFQPKVEEFGFAHALHPKIIFHLTLALDELITNIISYGYTDFDEHPIDVTIGLEGDILTIQLEDDSEPFNILEAPEPELDVPLEDRLKPVGGMGIHLVKSMVHGISYERKGGKNVLTLHKNISKTHCPVSG; encoded by the coding sequence ATGAAAATATCCATTCGCATAAAATTTTTCGTCGTCCTGATGGCCTTCAGCCTGGCCCCCATATTCATTTCACGCGGCCTCATGGGGCGGGCCTCCAGCGAGGTCATCGAGAAAACCCGTGAGCAGACCCGTAAGGAACTGCTCGACATCGTGTCCGATGAATTCGAGTACACAGCCTCGTCACTTCTTGCCATTCTGGAGCGGACCGGAAATGTAATGCAGTTGGCTGCTCAGACTGTGGCCGGTGAAGTGGTTTCCGTCCTGGGTCAACCGGCTCTTTCTTCAGCTCCTTTGCCTTATTTTTCCAATGATTTTGCTGATCCCGACTTGACGCCTCCGGATGCAGCCAGGCGTGAGGGGTATGTCAGGCGGACCATGTCTAAGGTACAGCAGTCCATCAGGGTCAGCCTTGAGCATCCCACGGTCCATCTGTCCCCCGGAGTGCGGCTGGAGGACGTGGACGGCGAACTGCGCCAATTGCTTCTGGCGGCTCCCGTTATAAGGGGTGTTTACAGCGAATTGCCGTCCGGTCCATTCTGGATCAATGTGGCCATGGAATCAGGTGTGTTCATGACGTTCCCCGGACACGGCAGTCTTCCGCACATGTTTGATCCCAGAAACCAGGATTGGTACCGGAGTGCCCGGGACGTGGATTCGGGAAAATGGTTTAGCACCGTGGACCCGGCCACCCGGTTTATCATGAACAAGTTGGTGTTTCCCCTCCGGGACCGTGAGGGCAGGTTCCTCGGAGCCGTATCTGTCGACACTCCGGCCCATGCCATGATGTCGGACAACGAACTCGGAGCTCGGTGGCAAGGAGATGTGCGCACCTTTTTGGTAGCCAGGGTCCCTGAGGAGGAGTCTTCGGGCAGGGGGCTGGCCATTCTGGTGCAGGCGGAATCCGGCGAAGGGGGGCGGCGGCACTGGATGAGCGCGCCAGAGAAAGAATGGCTCACTTTTGACGACCCAGTGGGATACAATGTTCTTTTGCACGCACTGGATACGCGGAAGTCCGGTGTAATGAAAATTTCCTACAACGGCCAATCCTCGGTTTGCGCCTTTGCCACAGTGGACACATACGCCATGTTGGTCATTGCTCCCAAAACAGTGGTTGCCAAACTGCCCGACGAGGTCTCCGGCCTGCTCAATGCCTTGTTCCAGGAAGTACGGAACATCTCCTCCATCATTTCCGGCGTTATGCTGATCATCACCGGGCTTATCGCCTGGTTCGGCTCGCGTGCCATTACAAAGCCGATTTTTGGCATAGTCGATGTGGCCAAACGGTTGATGCGGGGCGACTTCGCCGCGCATATCGACTATCGGGCCGGGGATGAGCGGGACGACCTCATCGAGGCCTTCAACGAGATGGGTCCCAAGCTCAAGGAGTTGATGCAACTGAACAAGGACATGGAGCTGGCCCAGGAAGTCCAGCGATTGCTGCTGCCCAGTTCAGAACCCGATCTGGCGGGCTTTGATGTTTCGGGCGGCATTGCCTATTGCGATCAAACCGGCGGCGACTATTATGATTTTATAAGGATTTGTGGCGGCGAGCCCGGAATGGCCGTGGTCCTCGGCGATGTGTCCGGGCACGGTGTGCCGTCGGCCCTGGTCATGGCCGCTGCCAGGGGGCAGTTGCACGCCCTGGCGAATATCGATCTTGCCCCGCATGAACGAATGGATTCCATCAATAAGGTTTTGAGCCGGGATCTGGACGGGACCGGCCGATTCCTGACCATGTTCTACCTGCACCTGCAGGAGAATTCCTCTTCCATAAAGTGGGTACGGGCAGGGCATGATCCGGCCATTCGCTACAATCCCGTCACGGACGAATTCGGTGAACTGTGGGGCGAGGGTTTCCCCCTCGGTGTGGTTGAGCAAGCCGTGTACGCGACCAATGAGACACGGCTGGAGGCAGGCGATATATTGGTTCTGGCCACAGACGGGGTTTGGGAGGCGCAGAACTCCCAGGGTGAAATGTTCGGCAAGAAGAGAATGCTTGCTATCGTGCGCGAGAATGCCCATAAAAGAGCAGAGGCGATCCGTTTGGCCATGATGGCTGCGGTGGAAGCTTTTCAGGGCAACGGCCAGGAGGATGACATTACCGTCGTCGTGGTCAAGAAGGACGCAGGTGATAATCTCATGGCCCGGCACTCCATATCTTTTCGGATGACGAACAAGGAAAACTGCTTCAAGTGCTTCCAGCCCAAGGTGGAGGAATTCGGCTTTGCCCATGCCCTGCATCCCAAGATCATCTTCCACCTTACGCTGGCCCTTGACGAATTGATCACCAATATTATCTCCTATGGCTACACTGATTTTGACGAGCATCCCATTGACGTGACCATCGGTCTTGAAGGCGATATCCTGACCATTCAACTGGAAGACGACTCCGAGCCGTTCAACATCCTGGAGGCCCCGGAGCCTGAATTGGACGTGCCGCTGGAGGATCGTTTAAAGCCTGTCGGGGGCATGGGCATTCATCTGGTCAAGAGCATGGTGCACGGCATCAGCTACGAGCGTAAGGGCGGCAAGAACGTTCTTACTTTGCATAAAAATATCAGCAAGACCCATTGCCCGGTCTCGGGTTAG
- a CDS encoding LysM peptidoglycan-binding domain-containing protein: MKKLILIAIMLCLVFAWGCSKKVQTEPEVVVVEEKEVIVEEKIVEPVVDPMAVYKAEYDALPVTHTVTKGECLWWISEYKHVYNDPFMWPLIFKANRDKINNPDLIYPGQQFDVPRYGFDLEEVKASRKEAGAPWKALEPGQDAMIPAEMRAALGYSF; encoded by the coding sequence ATGAAAAAACTGATTTTGATTGCAATCATGCTGTGCCTTGTGTTCGCTTGGGGTTGCTCCAAGAAAGTCCAGACCGAACCCGAAGTGGTGGTGGTCGAAGAAAAAGAAGTTATTGTCGAAGAAAAAATCGTTGAGCCGGTCGTTGATCCCATGGCTGTGTACAAGGCAGAATATGACGCTCTGCCCGTCACCCACACCGTGACCAAGGGCGAATGCCTGTGGTGGATCTCCGAGTACAAGCATGTCTACAACGATCCTTTCATGTGGCCCCTGATCTTCAAAGCCAACCGCGACAAGATCAACAATCCTGACCTGATCTACCCCGGACAGCAGTTCGACGTGCCCCGCTACGGTTTTGACCTCGAAGAAGTCAAAGCCTCCCGCAAGGAAGCCGGTGCTCCCTGGAAGGCTCTCGAACCTGGCCAGGATGCCATGATCCCCGCAGAAATGCGTGCGGCTCTCGGCTACAGCTTCTAA
- a CDS encoding glucose-6-phosphate isomerase, translating to MPDILDWTNSDLEKLDMATYEARADELAARLREETGGGRLPFLTMPYAAQLKKELDTLKDFLKGFDHMLLLGIGGSALGARALQQAFYPQQDQPGHTGPSLWIADNVDAYALEAYLAKLPPEKTVVVTVSKSGGTIETVGQYFILKKWMQHHLGDAWSKHMLLVTDEKQGFLRGEADSFGIKSLPVPDNLGGRYSVLSAVGLIPAVFLGMDTDALIAGAQEVAAPLTDPNLTGDGLASHSAFRLAAWGAALQDKGFAEMIFFAYIPLWASFGDWFAQLWAESLGKEGKGSQPVPAIGVTDQHSVNQMFMDGVRNKACLYLTCPNLPAGPKFPTDLPDQFSYVRGKDFGELIQAEGLGNRMALSMNGVPLVELKMGSDGPKQAGKLIALLGAATILTGWLMGINPLDQPAVELGKRLAKARMNADGLTEEKADLNAFLTADRDLREF from the coding sequence ATGCCTGACATTCTGGACTGGACCAACTCGGACCTCGAAAAACTGGATATGGCCACCTATGAAGCCAGGGCCGATGAACTGGCCGCGCGCCTGCGCGAGGAAACCGGTGGGGGACGGCTGCCCTTCCTGACCATGCCCTATGCGGCGCAACTCAAGAAGGAACTGGATACTCTCAAAGACTTTCTCAAAGGTTTCGACCACATGCTCCTACTCGGCATCGGCGGGTCCGCCCTGGGCGCCCGAGCCCTGCAACAGGCGTTTTACCCCCAGCAGGACCAACCGGGCCACACTGGACCGTCCCTGTGGATTGCGGACAACGTGGATGCCTATGCCCTCGAAGCCTACCTTGCCAAACTGCCGCCCGAAAAGACCGTGGTGGTCACAGTGTCAAAATCCGGCGGCACCATCGAGACCGTGGGCCAGTACTTCATCCTCAAGAAATGGATGCAGCACCACCTGGGTGATGCCTGGTCCAAGCACATGCTGCTCGTGACCGACGAGAAACAGGGCTTCTTGCGCGGCGAAGCGGATTCCTTCGGCATCAAGTCCCTGCCCGTCCCCGACAACCTCGGCGGCCGCTACTCCGTTCTCTCTGCCGTGGGTCTGATTCCGGCGGTGTTCCTGGGCATGGACACGGACGCCCTCATTGCCGGAGCCCAGGAGGTGGCCGCACCTCTGACCGATCCGAACCTGACCGGAGACGGACTGGCTTCGCACAGCGCATTCCGGCTGGCGGCCTGGGGCGCGGCCCTGCAGGACAAGGGATTTGCCGAGATGATCTTTTTCGCCTATATCCCCTTGTGGGCAAGCTTCGGAGACTGGTTCGCCCAGCTCTGGGCCGAATCCCTGGGCAAGGAAGGCAAAGGCAGCCAGCCCGTACCCGCCATCGGCGTCACGGATCAGCACTCCGTGAACCAGATGTTCATGGACGGCGTGCGCAACAAGGCATGCCTGTACCTGACCTGTCCGAACCTGCCTGCCGGGCCGAAGTTCCCGACAGACCTGCCCGACCAGTTCAGTTATGTCCGGGGAAAGGACTTCGGCGAATTGATCCAGGCGGAAGGACTCGGCAACCGCATGGCCCTGTCCATGAACGGTGTGCCGCTGGTAGAGTTGAAAATGGGTTCTGATGGCCCGAAACAGGCTGGCAAGCTGATCGCGCTGCTTGGCGCGGCCACCATCCTGACCGGCTGGTTGATGGGCATCAATCCACTGGACCAACCTGCAGTGGAGTTGGGCAAACGATTGGCAAAAGCCCGCATGAACGCGGACGGCCTGACTGAGGAAAAGGCGGACCTGAACGCATTCCTCACGGCTGACAGAGATTTACGGGAGTTCTGA
- a CDS encoding DMT family transporter: MTIQTIRRMGLIEWLMLLTLSIIWGGSFFFNAVALRGLPPLLVVFGRVFIGCLGLVAVIAVTRQEFRKHLHRWPRFLILGVLNTALPFSLIVWGQQYIDSGLAAVINAITPAFTILVANFFTTDERASVRKFSGAIIGLSGVAVLIGTDALAGIGDHVLGQLAVMGATFSYACAATYARRLAGIPPLVVSCGQLAASSLVMLPVALVFTRPWELDMPGLDALGAVVGLGLICSAFAYILFFRLLNTSGATNVSLVTLLIPFSATGLGIAFLGEAFTLRLLAGMLIVSTAALLIDGRVRFRRNSP, from the coding sequence ATGACCATCCAAACCATCAGACGCATGGGCCTGATCGAATGGCTGATGCTCCTGACCCTCTCCATCATATGGGGCGGCTCCTTCTTCTTCAATGCAGTGGCCCTCCGCGGCCTGCCGCCCCTGCTGGTGGTCTTCGGACGCGTCTTCATAGGCTGCCTCGGACTTGTGGCCGTCATTGCGGTCACCCGGCAGGAGTTCCGCAAACACCTGCACCGCTGGCCCCGATTTCTGATTCTGGGGGTGCTCAACACGGCCCTCCCGTTTTCCCTCATTGTCTGGGGCCAGCAGTACATAGACAGCGGATTGGCCGCAGTCATCAACGCCATCACCCCGGCCTTCACCATCCTTGTGGCAAACTTCTTCACCACCGACGAACGCGCCTCGGTGCGCAAATTCTCCGGCGCCATCATCGGGTTGAGCGGCGTGGCCGTGCTCATCGGCACGGATGCCCTGGCCGGGATCGGCGACCACGTCCTGGGGCAACTGGCCGTCATGGGAGCCACCTTTTCCTATGCCTGCGCCGCCACCTATGCCCGGCGGCTGGCCGGCATTCCCCCGCTGGTCGTGAGCTGCGGCCAATTGGCGGCATCAAGCCTGGTCATGCTACCGGTGGCGCTCGTGTTCACCCGCCCGTGGGAACTGGACATGCCCGGACTCGACGCCCTGGGCGCGGTGGTCGGACTCGGCCTGATCTGTTCCGCCTTTGCCTATATCCTGTTCTTCCGCCTCCTGAACACATCAGGGGCCACCAACGTCAGCCTGGTCACCCTGCTCATTCCCTTCAGCGCCACCGGCCTGGGCATCGCCTTTCTCGGAGAAGCCTTCACGCTGCGGCTGCTCGCGGGGATGCTCATCGTTTCCACTGCCGCCCTGCTCATCGACGGCAGAGTCAGGTTCAGAAGGAACAGCCCATAA
- a CDS encoding AzlD domain-containing protein codes for MSIYWPVALAMGVGTFLLRFSFILIMDKMTFPDAVTRMLRFIPASVLTALIVPAVLLGRNGEAAFAGWERLLAALVAVVVAWKTKNTFVTIASGMGVLWLLQAVM; via the coding sequence ATGTCCATCTACTGGCCCGTGGCCCTGGCCATGGGCGTCGGCACTTTTCTCCTTCGGTTCTCGTTCATCCTGATCATGGACAAGATGACCTTCCCGGACGCGGTCACCCGGATGCTCCGGTTCATTCCCGCCTCGGTGCTGACCGCCCTGATCGTGCCTGCGGTGCTGCTCGGCAGGAACGGCGAAGCCGCCTTTGCCGGGTGGGAACGGCTCCTTGCTGCCCTGGTCGCCGTGGTTGTGGCGTGGAAGACGAAGAATACTTTCGTTACCATTGCCAGCGGGATGGGAGTTCTCTGGCTGTTGCAAGCCGTGATGTAG